A part of Terriglobia bacterium genomic DNA contains:
- a CDS encoding LysR family transcriptional regulator encodes MDLFQLEVFVMVAREGSFSRAAEKLYRTQPAVSQAIRKLEDELSEPLFDRSSRDGHLTDAGRVLHEYAQKLLNLRGEATEALVEMREMRKGKLNVAANEYTCLYLLPVLAEFRRLYPLVKTTVERSLASRIPQEILEHNVECGVLSFNPEDPLLRSIVVYRDELAFVVYPRHTLAKARQVSIKQLGVESFVAHHVPSPYRDKVIQSFKRHKTPLNMDTELPTIEAIKKFVMMENGVALVPGICVQDELQRGDLVRVPIADLKLERRLRLVYRKHANLSHAARAFMKVAEAMADGQRYLFQPER; translated from the coding sequence ATGGACCTGTTCCAACTGGAAGTGTTCGTCATGGTGGCGCGCGAGGGCAGCTTCTCGCGGGCGGCGGAAAAACTGTACCGCACGCAGCCGGCGGTGAGCCAGGCGATCCGCAAGCTGGAAGACGAACTCAGCGAACCGCTGTTCGACCGCTCGTCGCGCGACGGCCATCTCACCGACGCCGGGCGCGTCCTGCACGAGTACGCGCAAAAGTTGCTCAACCTGCGGGGAGAGGCCACCGAGGCGCTGGTGGAAATGCGCGAGATGCGGAAAGGCAAGCTGAACGTCGCCGCCAACGAGTACACCTGCCTTTACCTGCTGCCGGTGCTGGCGGAATTCCGGCGGCTGTACCCGCTGGTGAAGACGACGGTGGAGCGTTCGCTGGCCAGCCGCATTCCCCAGGAAATCCTGGAACACAACGTGGAGTGCGGCGTGCTCTCCTTCAATCCCGAGGACCCGTTGCTGCGCAGCATCGTGGTGTACCGGGACGAGCTGGCGTTTGTCGTGTACCCGCGGCACACGCTGGCCAAGGCCCGCCAAGTGAGCATCAAGCAGCTCGGGGTGGAATCGTTCGTGGCGCACCACGTGCCCTCGCCGTACCGCGACAAGGTCATCCAGTCATTCAAGCGCCACAAGACGCCGCTCAACATGGACACCGAGTTGCCGACGATCGAGGCGATCAAGAAGTTCGTGATGATGGAGAACGGCGTGGCGCTGGTGCCGGGGATCTGCGTGCAAGACGAACTGCAGCGTGGCGACCTGGTTCGCGTGCCCATCGCCGACCTCAAGCTGGAACGACGGCTGCGCCTCGTGTACCGCAAGCATGCGAACCTGTCGCACGCTGCGCGCGCATTCATGAAGGTGGCGGAGGCGATGGCGGACGGCCAGAGATATCTTTTCCAGCCGGAGCGGTAA
- the leuD gene encoding 3-isopropylmalate dehydratase small subunit gives MEPFRKHTGVAAPLDRLNVDTDQIIPKQFLKRIERTGFGEFLFHDWRLLPDGRPNPDFVLNDTRYQRASILIAGANFGCGSSREHAPWALMDHGFRAVVAPSFADIFTTNCFKNGLLTVVLPENAVAQLLRRAQKHASYSLTIDLESRTVSDEHGFSAAFPIDDFRRHCLLEGLDEIGLTLQREAEIAAYEARHSQPPWARPAV, from the coding sequence ATGGAACCGTTCCGCAAACATACCGGAGTCGCCGCGCCGCTCGATCGCCTTAACGTCGACACCGACCAGATCATCCCCAAGCAATTCCTCAAGCGTATCGAGCGCACCGGCTTCGGCGAGTTTCTGTTTCATGACTGGCGCCTTCTTCCCGACGGCCGCCCCAATCCGGACTTCGTCCTCAACGACACCCGTTACCAGCGCGCCAGCATTCTGATCGCGGGCGCCAATTTCGGCTGTGGCTCCTCACGCGAACACGCGCCCTGGGCGCTGATGGACCATGGCTTTCGCGCCGTCGTCGCGCCGTCGTTCGCCGACATCTTTACCACCAATTGTTTTAAGAACGGCCTGCTCACGGTCGTTCTGCCGGAAAACGCCGTCGCCCAACTCCTGCGGCGCGCGCAGAAGCACGCTTCCTACAGCCTCACCATCGATCTGGAATCGCGCACGGTCTCCGACGAGCATGGTTTTTCGGCTGCGTTTCCCATCGACGATTTCCGCCGGCACTGTCTGCTGGAAGGTCTGGATGAGATCGGCCTCACGCTGCAGCGCGAAGCCGAAATCGCCGCCTACGAAGCGCGCCACTCCCAACCGCCCTGGGCCCGGCCCGCGGTATAG
- the leuC gene encoding 3-isopropylmalate dehydratase large subunit, which translates to MPTPRTMFDKLWTGHLVCEPPGEPALLYIDLHLVHEVTTPQAFDGLRAAGRRVRCPERTLATVDHNVPTTSPRTVISDPVAARQVEALRKNCGEFGIRLFDIDSPEQGIVHVIGPELGVTQPGMTIVCGDSHTSTHGAFGALAFGIGTSEVEHVLATQTLPQRKPRTMQVRVHGLLGPGVTAKDLALGIIGQIGTSGATGHVIEYAGKAVAALSMPERMTLCNMSIESGARAGMVAPDDTTFAWIRGRRFAPPGPDLARAIDYWRTLPSDDGAEFDTTADIDAAALPPCVTWGTNPGMVTSVTDRVPALSAARNEAERRAWERALEYMALEPGTLIQDILIDRVFIGSCTNSRLEDLRAAARVIRGYHIHPKVQALVVPGSQAVKAAAEAEGLDAVFRAAGFEWREAGCSMCLGMNPDVLEPGQRCASTSNRNFEGRQGRGGRTHLVSPEMAAAAAIAGHFVDVRGWKFRNSGAKAK; encoded by the coding sequence ATGCCGACACCGCGGACCATGTTTGACAAACTCTGGACTGGGCACTTGGTCTGCGAACCGCCCGGCGAGCCCGCGCTGCTCTACATTGACCTCCACCTGGTACACGAGGTCACCACGCCGCAGGCATTCGACGGCCTGCGCGCTGCCGGACGCCGCGTCCGCTGTCCCGAACGCACCCTTGCCACCGTGGACCACAACGTCCCCACAACATCGCCGCGGACTGTGATCTCGGATCCGGTGGCGGCGCGGCAGGTGGAAGCGCTGCGCAAGAACTGCGGCGAATTCGGCATTCGTCTCTTCGACATCGACTCGCCGGAGCAGGGCATCGTGCACGTCATCGGCCCGGAGCTTGGCGTCACGCAGCCCGGCATGACCATCGTGTGCGGCGACAGTCATACCAGCACGCACGGCGCCTTCGGCGCGCTCGCCTTCGGCATCGGAACTTCGGAAGTCGAGCACGTGCTCGCCACCCAAACCTTGCCACAGCGCAAGCCGCGCACCATGCAGGTCCGGGTTCACGGCCTGCTGGGGCCGGGCGTCACGGCCAAGGACCTGGCGCTGGGCATCATTGGCCAGATCGGCACCAGCGGCGCCACCGGGCACGTCATCGAGTACGCCGGTAAAGCCGTCGCCGCGCTTTCCATGCCGGAGCGCATGACGCTGTGCAACATGAGCATCGAGTCCGGCGCGCGCGCCGGCATGGTCGCCCCCGACGACACCACGTTTGCCTGGATTCGCGGCCGCCGCTTTGCCCCGCCGGGACCCGACCTGGCCCGCGCCATTGACTACTGGCGCACTCTGCCCAGCGACGACGGCGCGGAGTTCGACACCACCGCCGACATTGACGCCGCTGCGCTGCCGCCCTGCGTCACCTGGGGCACCAACCCCGGCATGGTGACCTCCGTCACCGACCGGGTGCCCGCTTTGTCGGCCGCCAGGAATGAGGCCGAACGCCGCGCTTGGGAGCGGGCGCTGGAGTACATGGCGCTTGAGCCCGGCACGCTCATCCAGGACATCCTCATCGATCGCGTGTTCATCGGTTCCTGCACCAATTCGCGCCTGGAGGATCTGCGCGCTGCAGCCCGCGTCATCCGCGGCTACCACATTCACCCCAAGGTGCAGGCGCTGGTCGTGCCCGGTTCGCAAGCCGTGAAAGCGGCGGCCGAAGCCGAAGGACTCGACGCCGTTTTCCGCGCCGCCGGCTTCGAGTGGCGCGAAGCGGGCTGCTCCATGTGCCTCGGCATGAACCCCGACGTGCTTGAACCCGGCCAGCGCTGCGCTTCCACCAGCAATCGCAATTTTGAAGGGCGCCAGGGCCGCGGCGGGCGCACCCACCTGGTCAGCCCCGAAATGGCGGCGGCGGCCGCCATCGCCGGGCATTTTGTCGACGTCCGCGGATGGAAGTTCCGCAACTCAGGCGCCAAGGCCAAATAG
- a CDS encoding 2-isopropylmalate synthase encodes MSDNRITIFDTTLRDGEQSPGCSMNLDEKVLIAGHLDRLGVDVIEAGFPIASDGDFRGVQAVAACIRRPKIAALARCTRKDIDRAWEAIRGAERPRIHIFLATSDIHLQYKLKISRHDALAQSRDAVTYARTLCDDVEFSPEDATRSDPEFLNSVLEGVIEAGATTLNIPDTVGYTVPSEFTRLIANIRERVRGIEKATISVHCHNDLGLAVANSLAAIEAGARQVECTVNGIGERAGNAALEEIVMAMRVRADRLPFTTGIRTEHISPASQALSAILGFPVQPNKAIVGCNAFAHEAGIHQHGVLSNPLCYEIMTPESVGLSSNRIVLGKHSGRHALARRYAELGHPLAGDELNSVYQRFTELADRKKNIYDRDLIALLPRRGVPPSPPIAGAAQAYGD; translated from the coding sequence GTGAGCGACAATCGCATTACGATCTTCGATACCACGCTGCGCGACGGCGAGCAGTCGCCCGGGTGCAGCATGAACCTGGACGAAAAGGTGCTGATAGCCGGTCATCTCGACCGGCTTGGGGTAGACGTCATCGAGGCCGGGTTCCCCATCGCCTCCGATGGTGATTTCCGTGGCGTCCAAGCGGTCGCCGCCTGCATTCGGCGGCCCAAGATCGCCGCCCTGGCGCGCTGTACCCGCAAGGACATCGATCGCGCCTGGGAGGCCATTCGCGGCGCCGAGCGCCCCCGCATCCACATCTTCCTCGCCACCTCCGACATCCACCTCCAGTACAAACTCAAGATCTCCCGCCACGACGCCCTGGCGCAGTCACGCGATGCTGTGACCTATGCCCGTACCCTGTGTGACGACGTCGAGTTCTCCCCCGAGGACGCCACCCGCTCCGACCCGGAATTCCTTAACTCGGTCCTCGAGGGTGTGATCGAGGCCGGCGCCACCACGCTCAACATTCCCGACACCGTCGGCTACACCGTCCCGTCGGAGTTCACGCGCCTGATCGCGAACATCCGCGAGCGCGTGCGCGGCATCGAGAAGGCAACCATCTCCGTGCACTGCCACAACGATCTCGGGCTCGCCGTCGCCAACAGCCTGGCCGCGATTGAAGCCGGCGCCCGGCAGGTGGAGTGCACCGTCAATGGCATCGGCGAACGCGCCGGCAACGCTGCGCTGGAGGAAATCGTGATGGCGATGCGGGTCCGCGCCGACCGCCTCCCGTTCACCACCGGCATTCGCACCGAGCACATCTCGCCCGCCAGCCAGGCGCTCTCTGCCATTCTCGGGTTTCCGGTGCAGCCTAACAAGGCCATCGTCGGCTGCAACGCGTTCGCGCATGAAGCCGGCATTCACCAGCATGGCGTGCTCAGCAATCCGCTGTGTTACGAGATCATGACGCCCGAATCCGTCGGCCTGTCGTCCAACCGCATCGTCCTCGGCAAACATTCCGGCCGCCACGCGCTCGCGCGCCGCTACGCCGAGCTCGGACATCCGCTCGCCGGCGACGAACTCAATTCGGTGTACCAGCGCTTCACCGAACTCGCGGACCGCAAGAAAAACATCTATGATCGGGATTTGATCGCGCTGCTGCCGCGACGCGGTGTGCCTCCATCGCCGCCGATTGCGGGCGCCGCGCAGGCCTACGGAGACTGA
- a CDS encoding cytochrome bc complex cytochrome b subunit: protein MSPFVLVKNWLDERFGWAELTKPLRKKTVPMHRLSYWYFLGGITLFLFMIQVCTGILLLLYYRASANEAFESVQYITTQVQFGWLVRSIHSWSANLMILTVFAHMFSVLFLKSYRKPRELTWVTGAVLLLLAMGFGFSGYLLPWNTLAFFATKVGTEVAGQVPVIGKWIVIFLRGGEDVTGATLTRFFGFHVAVLPGITTLLLAIHILLVQKFGISVPPSVEEQWQRDPSAAREMKFFPNFALREMFAWYIALGVLGALAALSPWGLGAKADPFASAPAGIKPEWYFLFMFQTLKLIPAKIWFIDGELLGVLGFGLAGAVWVLLPFVEGCKWRLARAFVTGFGVFALAYIVTMTMYGYVAK, encoded by the coding sequence ATGAGCCCATTCGTTCTCGTCAAGAACTGGCTCGACGAGCGCTTCGGCTGGGCCGAACTCACCAAGCCGCTGCGCAAGAAGACCGTCCCCATGCACCGGCTTTCGTACTGGTACTTCCTGGGCGGGATCACGCTGTTCCTTTTCATGATTCAGGTTTGTACCGGCATTCTCCTCCTGCTGTATTACCGCGCCAGCGCCAATGAGGCCTTCGAAAGCGTGCAGTACATCACCACCCAAGTGCAGTTCGGCTGGCTGGTGCGGTCGATTCATTCCTGGTCGGCGAACCTGATGATCCTGACGGTGTTCGCCCACATGTTCAGCGTCCTGTTCCTGAAGTCGTACCGCAAGCCCCGCGAATTGACGTGGGTCACGGGTGCGGTGCTGCTGTTGCTGGCCATGGGCTTTGGGTTTAGCGGCTACCTGCTGCCGTGGAATACGCTGGCCTTCTTCGCCACCAAAGTCGGAACCGAAGTCGCCGGGCAAGTGCCGGTGATCGGCAAATGGATCGTCATTTTCCTGCGCGGCGGCGAGGACGTCACGGGCGCCACCCTGACGCGCTTCTTTGGCTTCCACGTCGCGGTGCTGCCGGGGATTACCACCCTGCTGCTCGCGATCCATATCCTGCTGGTGCAGAAATTCGGCATCAGCGTGCCGCCGTCGGTGGAAGAGCAGTGGCAGCGCGATCCTTCGGCCGCGCGCGAAATGAAGTTTTTTCCCAACTTCGCCCTGCGCGAAATGTTCGCCTGGTACATCGCGCTGGGAGTTTTGGGCGCACTGGCCGCGTTGTCGCCCTGGGGTCTGGGTGCGAAGGCCGATCCTTTTGCTTCGGCGCCCGCCGGCATCAAGCCCGAGTGGTACTTCCTGTTCATGTTCCAGACGCTGAAACTGATTCCTGCCAAGATCTGGTTCATTGACGGCGAGTTGTTGGGCGTGCTCGGTTTCGGACTAGCCGGCGCGGTTTGGGTGCTGCTCCCATTTGTCGAGGGATGCAAATGGAGGCTGGCGCGCGCGTTCGTGACCGGGTTCGGCGTGTTCGCGCTGGCGTACATCGTCACCATGACGATGTACGGATACGTGGCCAAGTGA
- a CDS encoding cytochrome c3 family protein: MSAIDNQIMQARDGGQARGTAPARASQWMFLLAVAIWIVVALFAASRAHAAALPPAVQSTCVDCHSALDANLKVTGEQYAQDIHAQKGLTCAACHGGDPTSMEAMDKKKGFKGHIDRKAIPELCAKCHADGAYMRQYNPSLRTDQLAQYKTSVHGKRLAGGDSKVAVCIDCHGVHGIRAVKDPRSKVYPLNVADTCARCHADGKYMQAYPIKHDQFAGYSSSVHHDALAVRGDLSAPTCTTCHGNHGAAPPGVASVTNVCSTCHVFQAQLFDTSPHKAAFAAAGLPGCVTCHSNHRITHPSDAMVGTGPQAVCTQCHSQGDAGFAVAGKIQQQFAALQNAIVKSDEVLTRAEQSGMEVSQAQLDLTSARDQLTKARVTLHSFTLAKIDADVKVGQETAEKTRQAGEKALRERDYRRAGLGISLLTIVAMLIGLKLYISRIESRK; this comes from the coding sequence ATGAGCGCCATTGATAACCAAATCATGCAAGCGCGCGATGGGGGGCAAGCGAGGGGGACTGCCCCCGCGCGCGCATCGCAGTGGATGTTCCTGCTGGCGGTGGCAATCTGGATCGTGGTCGCGCTGTTCGCCGCGTCGCGGGCGCATGCCGCCGCGCTGCCGCCAGCGGTGCAGAGCACGTGCGTGGACTGCCACTCGGCGCTGGACGCCAACCTGAAAGTCACCGGCGAGCAGTACGCGCAGGACATTCACGCGCAAAAGGGCCTCACCTGTGCCGCGTGTCACGGCGGCGATCCCACCAGCATGGAGGCCATGGACAAGAAGAAGGGCTTTAAGGGGCACATTGACCGCAAGGCGATCCCAGAACTGTGCGCCAAGTGCCACGCCGACGGCGCTTACATGCGGCAGTACAACCCGTCGCTGCGCACCGACCAGTTGGCGCAGTACAAGACCAGCGTGCACGGCAAGCGGCTGGCGGGCGGCGATTCCAAGGTCGCGGTCTGCATTGATTGCCACGGCGTGCACGGCATCCGCGCGGTGAAGGATCCGCGGTCGAAGGTGTATCCGCTGAACGTGGCGGACACTTGTGCGCGCTGCCATGCCGACGGCAAGTACATGCAGGCGTATCCCATCAAGCACGACCAGTTCGCCGGCTACAGCAGCAGCGTGCATCACGACGCGCTGGCGGTGCGCGGCGACCTGAGCGCGCCCACCTGCACCACGTGCCACGGCAATCACGGAGCGGCGCCACCGGGCGTCGCCAGCGTGACCAATGTCTGCTCCACCTGCCACGTCTTCCAGGCGCAGTTATTCGACACCAGCCCGCATAAGGCGGCATTCGCGGCCGCCGGGCTGCCCGGTTGCGTCACCTGTCACAGCAACCACCGCATCACCCATCCCAGCGACGCCATGGTGGGCACCGGCCCGCAGGCCGTGTGCACACAGTGTCACTCCCAGGGCGATGCCGGATTCGCCGTCGCCGGTAAAATCCAGCAGCAGTTCGCCGCGTTACAAAATGCGATCGTGAAATCCGACGAGGTTCTGACGCGCGCCGAGCAATCGGGCATGGAGGTGAGCCAGGCGCAACTCGATTTGACTTCCGCGCGCGACCAGCTCACCAAAGCGCGCGTCACCCTGCACAGCTTCACCCTGGCGAAAATCGACGCCGACGTCAAAGTGGGCCAGGAGACCGCGGAGAAGACCCGCCAGGCTGGCGAGAAGGCCCTGCGCGAACGCGACTACCGCCGCGCCGGACTCGGCATTTCGCTGCTCACCATCGTGGCGATGCTGATCGGACTGAAGCTGTACATCAGCAGAATCGAGTCACGGAAATAA
- the leuB gene encoding 3-isopropylmalate dehydrogenase translates to MGTGLSITVLPGDGIGVEVTREAVRVLRAVAEIQGYDFHFRSEPIGGAAIRETGFPLPPSTLDACLGSDAVLLGAVGGPEFDSLPSDRKPESGLLALRSRLGAFANLRPASSHRAIEDCSPLRSEVVRGADILVVRELLGGLYFGQPRGFRSDSAAFNTMRYSSEEIERIARIAFQQARTRRHKVTSVDKANVLETSQLWRKVVSGVAHEFPDVALDHMYVDACAMHLVSNPCRFDVILTENLFGDILSDESAVISGSLGMLASASIGGKVGLFEPVHGSAPDIAGRGIANPLGAIATAALLLRFAGGMEQEARDVEAAIAEVLDRGYRTADLIRDRRTPPATTEQMGAAVEDALAGIGDRRHAYHAV, encoded by the coding sequence ATGGGGACCGGGCTGAGCATTACCGTTCTTCCTGGCGACGGCATTGGCGTCGAAGTGACGCGCGAAGCGGTACGCGTGCTGCGTGCCGTCGCCGAAATCCAGGGCTACGACTTCCACTTCCGTTCCGAACCGATCGGCGGAGCAGCGATTCGCGAAACCGGCTTTCCCCTCCCCCCTTCAACCCTGGACGCGTGCCTGGGCAGCGATGCGGTGCTGCTGGGCGCGGTCGGCGGGCCGGAATTCGATTCGCTGCCTTCCGACCGCAAGCCGGAATCCGGGCTGCTGGCGCTGCGCAGCCGGCTCGGCGCGTTTGCCAACCTGCGCCCCGCGTCCTCTCACCGCGCCATCGAGGACTGCTCGCCGCTCCGCTCCGAGGTGGTGCGCGGCGCCGATATTCTGGTCGTCCGCGAATTGCTCGGCGGGCTCTACTTCGGCCAGCCGCGCGGTTTCAGGTCCGATTCCGCCGCGTTCAACACCATGCGTTATTCCAGCGAAGAAATCGAACGCATCGCGCGCATTGCCTTCCAGCAGGCGCGGACGCGCCGGCACAAGGTGACCTCGGTGGACAAGGCGAACGTGCTGGAGACCTCGCAACTGTGGCGCAAGGTCGTCAGCGGTGTGGCGCACGAATTCCCCGACGTCGCGCTCGATCACATGTACGTGGACGCCTGCGCCATGCACCTGGTCTCGAACCCGTGCCGCTTCGATGTCATCCTCACGGAAAACTTGTTTGGCGACATTCTTTCCGACGAATCGGCGGTGATCAGCGGCTCGCTCGGCATGCTGGCTTCGGCAAGCATCGGCGGAAAAGTCGGCTTGTTCGAGCCCGTCCACGGTTCCGCGCCTGACATTGCGGGCCGCGGCATTGCCAATCCGCTCGGCGCGATTGCCACCGCGGCGCTGCTGCTGCGCTTTGCCGGCGGAATGGAGCAGGAAGCGCGCGACGTAGAAGCTGCCATTGCCGAGGTGCTGGACCGCGGTTATCGCACCGCGGATCTGATTCGCGACCGGCGCACGCCGCCCGCGACCACCGAACAGATGGGCGCTGCCGTCGAGGACGCGCTCGCCGGCATCGGCGACCGCCGCCACGCCTACCACGCGGTGTAA
- a CDS encoding glycosyl hydrolase: protein MKWRGIGPYRGGRVIAVSGVPGEPNTFYFGGVAGGIWKTTDAGATWRPLTDKQPFTSIGALAVADSDHNLLYAGTGEACIRGNITYGDGVYKSVDGGKNWTHVGLPDSRQIGAVIVHPSNPNIVYVAALGHVYAPSAERGIYRTTDGGASWQKVLFVNDKTGGIDVVFDPQNPNTLFAAMWEVNRTPWSLSSGGPGSGLFRSTDGGNTWKRLEAHGLPDGVLGRIGVSVSGADSNRVYALIEAKEGGLFRSDDGGDTWVRVNDDERYRQRAWYFTHIFADPKTVDTVYVENTGLFRSVDGGKTFTLLPAPHGDHHGLWIDPTNPKSIINGNDGGATISLDGGQTWSTLLNQPTAQFYHVIADQQFPYFVYGAQQDNSSVGIASYADEGVITMQNWFEFGGETGFIAPDPRDTNTIYGNNEATIFRFNKANQQTQDVSVWPLDVAGHGAVDLDVLRFNWTSPLFISAHDKTTLYTAGDKVYKSADAGMTWTAISKDLTRNDKSKQLPSGGPITLDITSVEYYDTVFTLAESPVQQGELWAGTDDGLVWLTRDGGTTWTNVTPKAMPEWSLVSIIDPSPHDAGSAYIAVDRHKSDDQKPYIYKTSDFGKTWTLVVNGIPQNFYVRSVREDPGRKGLLFAGTERGVYASFDDGAHWQSLQLNLPVSPIHDLVVHDNDLVVATHGRSFWILDDITPLRQLTAASASAPAILYKPQPAVRFHYPDQVDRRRPVGENPPKGAVIDYYFAAKPKEEVTLDITDAQGKLVRHLSSKEKKTYEQPPEWPDQEIPNPTIPAEAGMNRYPWDLRYESPVKIPGAFYSGLGPVGPLALPGTYQVKLTAGSFTQTVPLELLIDPRLKNVTQADLQKEFDLAVKIDRSNRELHLAVNQIRQLRGELDTLKKWAGESTPAKQVVAAADELNKKMTPIEEKLMQVQMKSSEGNLRYPNQLNEQFDSLSHTIEYADAAPTRPQYAVYDVLNGKLQEQLKALRELLDRDLPALNDLMRKTGVPVLTVPSGTPAGS, encoded by the coding sequence ATGAAGTGGAGAGGCATCGGTCCCTATCGCGGCGGACGCGTCATAGCCGTCAGCGGCGTGCCGGGCGAGCCCAATACGTTTTATTTCGGAGGCGTCGCCGGCGGCATATGGAAGACCACCGATGCCGGCGCCACTTGGCGGCCGTTGACGGACAAGCAGCCCTTCACCTCCATCGGTGCGCTGGCCGTGGCCGACTCCGATCACAACCTGCTGTATGCCGGCACCGGCGAGGCGTGCATCCGCGGCAACATTACCTACGGCGATGGCGTGTACAAGTCCGTGGATGGCGGTAAGAACTGGACCCATGTTGGCCTGCCGGATTCGCGGCAGATCGGCGCCGTCATCGTTCACCCCTCCAATCCCAATATCGTTTACGTCGCGGCCCTGGGACATGTGTACGCACCCAGCGCCGAGCGCGGCATTTACCGCACCACCGACGGCGGCGCCTCCTGGCAAAAAGTTCTGTTCGTCAATGACAAGACCGGCGGTATTGACGTCGTCTTCGACCCGCAGAACCCGAACACTTTGTTTGCCGCCATGTGGGAAGTGAACCGCACGCCGTGGAGCCTGTCCAGCGGCGGGCCGGGCAGCGGCCTGTTCCGCTCCACCGACGGCGGCAACACCTGGAAGCGGCTCGAAGCACACGGCCTTCCCGACGGCGTGCTCGGGCGCATCGGCGTATCCGTCTCCGGCGCGGATTCCAACCGCGTGTACGCGCTCATCGAGGCGAAAGAGGGCGGGCTATTCCGCTCCGACGATGGCGGCGACACCTGGGTTCGCGTCAACGACGACGAGCGCTACCGCCAGCGCGCCTGGTATTTCACCCACATCTTCGCCGACCCGAAGACGGTGGACACCGTGTACGTCGAGAACACCGGCCTGTTCCGCTCGGTGGACGGCGGCAAGACCTTTACGCTGCTCCCCGCGCCCCACGGCGATCATCACGGTCTGTGGATCGATCCCACCAATCCCAAAAGCATCATCAACGGCAACGACGGCGGCGCCACCATCAGCCTGGACGGCGGGCAGACCTGGAGCACGCTGCTGAACCAGCCGACCGCGCAGTTCTACCACGTCATTGCCGACCAGCAATTTCCGTACTTCGTCTACGGTGCGCAGCAGGACAACAGCAGCGTGGGTATTGCCAGCTATGCCGACGAGGGCGTGATTACGATGCAGAACTGGTTCGAATTCGGCGGCGAGACCGGCTTCATCGCGCCCGACCCGCGCGACACCAACACCATCTACGGCAACAACGAGGCCACCATTTTCCGCTTCAACAAGGCGAACCAGCAGACGCAGGACGTTTCCGTGTGGCCGCTGGACGTGGCCGGCCACGGCGCCGTCGATCTCGACGTGCTGCGCTTCAACTGGACGTCCCCGTTGTTTATATCGGCTCACGATAAAACGACCCTTTATACCGCCGGCGACAAGGTGTACAAGAGCGCCGACGCCGGCATGACCTGGACCGCCATCAGCAAGGATCTGACGCGCAACGACAAATCCAAGCAGTTGCCCTCCGGCGGCCCGATCACGCTCGACATCACCAGCGTCGAGTACTACGACACCGTCTTCACGCTCGCCGAGTCGCCCGTGCAGCAGGGCGAGCTTTGGGCGGGCACTGACGACGGCCTCGTCTGGCTCACCCGCGACGGCGGCACCACCTGGACCAACGTCACGCCCAAGGCGATGCCGGAGTGGAGCCTGGTGAGCATCATCGATCCGTCGCCGCACGACGCCGGCAGCGCCTACATTGCCGTGGACCGCCACAAGTCGGACGATCAGAAGCCGTACATCTACAAGACCTCCGATTTCGGCAAGACCTGGACGCTGGTGGTGAACGGAATCCCGCAAAACTTTTACGTGCGCTCGGTGCGGGAAGACCCCGGACGCAAGGGCCTGCTGTTTGCCGGCACGGAGCGCGGCGTGTACGCATCCTTCGACGACGGCGCGCACTGGCAGTCGCTGCAACTTAACCTGCCGGTTTCGCCGATTCACGACCTTGTCGTGCACGACAACGATCTCGTGGTCGCAACCCACGGCCGCTCGTTCTGGATCCTGGACGACATCACGCCGTTGCGCCAGCTCACGGCGGCAAGCGCCTCTGCGCCCGCGATCCTTTACAAGCCGCAGCCTGCGGTGCGTTTCCACTATCCGGACCAGGTGGACCGCCGTCGTCCGGTGGGCGAAAACCCGCCCAAGGGCGCCGTCATTGATTATTACTTTGCGGCCAAGCCGAAAGAAGAAGTGACGCTCGACATCACCGACGCGCAGGGAAAACTCGTGCGCCACCTCTCCAGCAAGGAAAAGAAAACCTACGAACAGCCGCCGGAGTGGCCCGACCAGGAAATTCCCAATCCTACGATTCCTGCCGAGGCCGGCATGAACCGCTACCCCTGGGACCTGCGCTACGAATCGCCGGTCAAGATTCCGGGCGCGTTTTATTCGGGGTTGGGACCGGTGGGACCGCTCGCGCTTCCCGGCACATACCAGGTGAAGCTGACCGCCGGGTCCTTCACCCAAACCGTGCCGCTGGAACTGCTCATCGATCCGCGGTTGAAAAACGTTACCCAGGCGGACTTGCAGAAGGAATTCGATCTGGCCGTGAAGATCGACCGCAGCAACCGGGAACTGCACCTCGCGGTGAATCAGATTCGCCAGCTCCGCGGCGAACTCGACACGTTGAAGAAATGGGCGGGCGAGAGCACCCCGGCGAAACAGGTAGTGGCCGCGGCCGACGAGCTCAACAAGAAAATGACTCCCATCGAAGAAAAATTGATGCAGGTGCAGATGAAGAGCTCGGAGGGCAACCTGCGTTATCCCAACCAGCTCAACGAGCAGTTCGACTCCCTCAGCCACACCATTGAGTACGCCGATGCCGCGCCGACCCGGCCGCAGTACGCCGTGTATGACGTTCTCAACGGCAAACTTCAGGAGCAACTGAAGGCCCTGCGCGAGCTGCTGGATCGCGATCTGCCGGCGCTCAACGATCTCATGCGCAAGACCGGTGTGCCGGTGCTGACTGTGCCCTCGGGCACGCCTGCTGGCTCGTAA